The genomic interval TGGGAGGACTACAATATTTCTTATTAAATCTGGTATATTCCATGATGTTGCCTCACCTAATGGGAGTATACTGTCTTCATATGTTGCCATAAAAGCTTCTTTCGTGTAGTAGTATGAGCAATATTTGTAGCAAGACAGGTTCCTTTTGCTTAGTACAGCCATTGCATGAGAGCAAGGCATTTCATCATATTCAAATCGTTGGCAGCTGCATGTTTTATTCTCCAAGTTTACTATGTGAGATCTGTTGTTGTCGTGTACTTGGTATACCAGAAGGTTTGCTGTTTCAACCTGTATTAATCAAGTAAACGATTATTAAGTTTACAACAGAGTAAATATGTTTGTaagcaatttttatttttctgtatacATAATTACCTTGTACTTTAAACTCATATCTCTTTGTTTCTTTAATGTTTTTTCAGGTATTTTTGCCAGTGTTGTTGTAGTTTTTTGGGCTCTATTCTTGTTTTCCCAATACCATCTTTGCACCAATGAATGTAGGCATTCTAGTAGAGTTGCGATGGGTAGGTCTCTTACTGCTTTCAAGGCTGCATTGACTGATTCGGCAATATTTGATGTCATTGTTTTGTATCTCCTGTTCATGCCATATAGTCTTGTCCACTTTTCGACACCAATTTCATTCACCAAGTAATCTCTTATTCTTACATCTATATTGTCCAAGTCTTGCATGCTCTTTTCAAAATCTTCTATGTTGTAAGCTTTAGATGCACTATTAAATGCAATCTTGAGCTCATCACCTccttttttgaatttcatttttatattcttcATCAAATGGTAACAACATACCCCATGCATTATATCTGGAAAGGTCTCTTTTACTGCTTTTAGTATACTCTCATGTCTATCTGATACGATGCATTGACCTTCTCTTTCGCCataagtttcctttattttgtgaAGAAACCATTCCCAAGAGCTGTCATTTTCGGAATCTACTACTGCAAATGCAAGTGGGAATATATGTCTATTTGCATTTTGTGCACTTGCTATCAACAAAGTGCCTCCATGTTGGTTTGTCAAAAAGGTTCCATCTGTGACTATTATTGGTGTACAGTGTTGCCAACCTTTTATTGAAGCACCTACTGCAAAGTATAGAtatttgaatttgttatcttcATCTGTTACTAGGTCTGTGATTGTTCCTGTTTCAAAAGTAACCAATTAGTTTATAGTATAAATTCCTATATAGCATATTAGTACTTTATGTTGATGAAGTATTTTATTACCTGGGTTTGATATTTGCATCATGTATAAAATTGATGGTATCTCACTGTATGATTCTTGTGGGCAGCGACGAGCATCCACAATTGCCTTTTCTCTAGCTCTCCATGCTTTTTGGTAAGATATAGAGACACTGTAATCATCTGCCATGTCATCCACAATTTCTGTTGGAGTGTAATCTCTTTTTGGGTTTACAAACTTGTTTTTTATAACCTTTCCAACCAGGTTGCTTGTAGCTTGAGGATGGTCTCCAGAAGTGATGTCCAATGAACATGTATGAGTATGCTCTATTTTTCTTATGATAAACATGTCAGTCTTTCCATGTTTTGATGCTAAGAATGTCCAGTTGCAGTTATCATCAATACAGACTAGTTTATAGTCTAGTTTTGATGATCTTTTTACCTTGAAAGGTTGATTGTATCTTATTGAGTGAAGGCTTACTGCTTGTTGGAGGGTTTCCTTGTTTGCAAAAACTTGGCCAATGTGTATTTCTCAAAGAATCCCGaggatttaaaattatttgattttcttCGGAGCTTTCTTCCATCGATATTTGAGTTTGTTCAATCACATAATCTGCCATCTTTGTTGCATATTCTGTTCTTGTTGGTAGCAGTTGCCTTGTTTGTAAACTAGTTTCCCCATTGTAGGTATAGTTTACTCTATCATTGTGTTCATTGTCGGTTGTGGATGTTGAGATGTTAACACAGATAGGATATTTGGTCTCATCATCATTTTTCCTTCGTATTTGTTCATAAAACTTGCATCCACTATTGTCTTTGATTCTTATTGGTGGTATGCCTTCAGTTACTTGAAATTGAAGATCAATCGTATATTTGTTTCTGTCCAAATTCAAAGCTTCGTATACTATGTGAGAAAGCTCATAATGTGAACAATCTGTTGGAATTAGTATACCTTCGACTTCATAATCAACGTATGTTGTTTTGTCAACCCAAGTTCCATTGTAAAAAAGAATCACTGTTCTAACATCCATATTCCTGCGTGATTTGTTTAGTTTAATCATGTTAAGTATTGTATACAGTAAACATTatgtatatacaaaaataataaacatgtaATAGGTGTGATGTTCATaaactaaattttatattttttatagtaaGGTTTATATGCAGTTTTACTAATTAGATGACTATATGTTGAACTATAATGTTGGAGCGATTACAATTACGAAGGTTTATAGTGTACTGTATTTTTTAAAGTACTTAGTATTGATTAGTTTACTATCAGTTATGATTACAACTGGTAAACTATCTGATTAGTACTGATTAATTGTCAAATAATCATGTTTaacagaattcacaaacatgaTGGATTTTTAGGTGTTTTCAGGAATTGGAAGGTGTAATGTGTTATAAGCAGTAGTATGTATCGTAATGTATAATAGGTACCTTATTCAGATTTAGTTTTCGATGTTGTAGTTGAcggacttcttcttcttcctcgaagCAACGATTTCTggtttttcgattttttgtttGTTGTGATCAGCTCATAGGTTTATTGATGGATTGAATTGTAGGTCGAATTAGAGAGACGATGATTTGCTTGTTGTATACAGCAACAGTTTTGAGAGATATGATGATCGATTCTCTAATTTTCAGATTCGTCGAGATCTGTATTTTTCCGTCAATGGTGTTTTTTCGTTCAAGGTTGGTTTGGTTTCTGTTTTTCGTTTTCGTGTATTATTCTTACGGTATTTATAGATTTCTGTTTTAAACAGTAGAACCACGCGCAGAGATGGCCGAGAAATATGGAATTGTGGGCGCGTCTCCTTCATCGCCGGTGGTTCCAAAATTATTGAAGCTAATCACGGTAAGCTTGATGACGTGTCACGGCATACAAATGCATTGTTTTCATTTAAcgttttttttgtaatattaatgtatataatgtatatatataaaaatttcccTTATTTCAATTCACAACATAAGTTTTTTCCATTTATATTTCTTGGACATTTTAACTACTTTTCTCAAGAGTAGTATAAGTTATTGATTATTAGttcatttttcacaaaaaaaaaaaaattcattccgCAAAATTCTATGAAATTAAATTACTTTTCTGTCACTATTTTCTCTAATaatgttatatataattaaattttgaataaatgaataaaatataagtATTAATAAGTTGACAACTACTACATGATTCACACGTGCACACGTTTACGCGTagaagaatttcttaaaattattattattattttatttttattttggaaatatttCTTCACATATATTGCTTTGCTTACCTCTCCAAGGTTCACTCCAAATAttcaaaaatactaaaatatattattggcactactagtattttatttttattaatgtaattaaatattgaattatatgtaaaagttatattttagtacacttaataaaaattattactctaatagtattt from Cannabis sativa cultivar Pink pepper isolate KNU-18-1 chromosome 4, ASM2916894v1, whole genome shotgun sequence carries:
- the LOC115720983 gene encoding uncharacterized protein LOC115720983, which translates into the protein MFIIRKIEHTHTCSLDITSGDHPQATSNLVGKVIKNKFVNPKRDYTPTEIVDDMADDYSVSISYQKAWRAREKAIVDARRCPQESYSEIPSILYMMQISNPGTITDLVTDEDNKFKYLYFAVGASIKGWQHCTPIIVTDGTFLTNQHGGTLLIASAQNANRHIFPLAFAVVDSENDSSWEWFLHKIKETYGEREGQCIVSDRHESILKAVKETFPDIMHGVCCYHLMKNIKMKFKKGGDELKIAFNSASKAYNIEDFEKSMQDLDNIDVRIRDYLVNEIGVEKWTRLYGMNRRYKTMTSNIAESVNAALKAVRDLPIATLLECLHSLVQRWYWENKNRAQKTTTTLAKIPEKTLKKQRDMSLKYKVETANLLVYQVHDNNRSHIVNLENKTCSCQRFEYDEMPCSHAMAVLSKRNLSCYKYCSYYYTKEAFMATYEDSILPLGEATSWNIPDLIRNIVVLPPKHKRAAGRPKKQRYKNGLEAKAQVVCGQCHQRGHNKRSCKNDPVLKPPRKRKRS